Proteins from a genomic interval of Cucumis melo cultivar AY chromosome 7, USDA_Cmelo_AY_1.0, whole genome shotgun sequence:
- the LOC103493820 gene encoding HMG1/2-like protein isoform X1, with protein sequence MKGGKSKSESKKADTKLAVKKGAAGKKGSKKAGKDPNKPKRPASAFFVFMEEFRKKFNEENPNNKAVSAVGKAAGQKWKSMSDAEKAPYIAKADKRKVEYEKNMKAYNKKQASGANAADEDESEKSMSEVNDDEDGDEGSEEEDDDE encoded by the exons ATGAAAGGCGGTAAATCGAAGTCGGAGTCGAAGAAAGCAGACACcaa GCTTGCTGTGAAAAAAGGTGCAGCGGGTAAGAAAGGAAGTAAGAAGGCAGGGAAAGATCCTAACAAACCCAAGAGGCCTGCCAGCGCCTTCTTCgtatttat GGAAGAGTTTAGGAAGAAGTTCAATGAGGAGAATCCGAACAACAAAGCAGTGTCTGCT GTTGGTAAAGCTGCTGGGCAGAAATGGAAATCAATGTCAGATGCT GAAAAAGCACCTTACATTGCTAAGGCTGACAAGAGGAAGGTTGAATATGAAAAAAACATGAAGGCCTATAACAAGAAACAG GCCAGTGGAGCCAATGCTGCAGATGAAGATGAATCTGAGAAATCAATGTCTGAGGTCAATGATGATGAGGATGGAGATGAGGGCAGCGAAGAG GAGGACGATGACGAGTGA
- the LOC103493820 gene encoding HMG1/2-like protein isoform X2 gives MKGGKSKSESKKADTKLAVKKGAAGKKGSKKAGKDPNKPKRPASAFFVFMEEFRKKFNEENPNNKAVSAVGKAAGQKWKSMSDAEKAPYIAKADKRKVEYEKNMKAYNKKQASGANAADEDESEKSMSEVNDDEDGDEGSEEDDDE, from the exons ATGAAAGGCGGTAAATCGAAGTCGGAGTCGAAGAAAGCAGACACcaa GCTTGCTGTGAAAAAAGGTGCAGCGGGTAAGAAAGGAAGTAAGAAGGCAGGGAAAGATCCTAACAAACCCAAGAGGCCTGCCAGCGCCTTCTTCgtatttat GGAAGAGTTTAGGAAGAAGTTCAATGAGGAGAATCCGAACAACAAAGCAGTGTCTGCT GTTGGTAAAGCTGCTGGGCAGAAATGGAAATCAATGTCAGATGCT GAAAAAGCACCTTACATTGCTAAGGCTGACAAGAGGAAGGTTGAATATGAAAAAAACATGAAGGCCTATAACAAGAAACAG GCCAGTGGAGCCAATGCTGCAGATGAAGATGAATCTGAGAAATCAATGTCTGAGGTCAATGATGATGAGGATGGAGATGAGGGCAGCGAAGAG GACGATGACGAGTGA
- the LOC103493819 gene encoding uncharacterized protein LOC103493819 isoform X2: protein MGEVSKSTMKKKKKKGRPSLLDLQKRFLKQQKLQEQHQEPHNAFHFPSNPKNPPSCRNPNVHPATEQVPITAAAVADDDDERIEKKHKPLLGLTSRQNCPTLSGYSLRKSASYGEESETALKRRRTGAAQFGSSQVREDKALKATDTAHGSQVESGPTTTLPDKKLLIFILDRLQKKDTHGVFSEPVDPNDLPDYHVIIQNPMDFGTVRTKLDGGAYANLEQFEEDIFLICSNAMKYNASDTVFFRQARSIQELAKKDFENLRRESSDESEPEQKVVRRGRPPGKSLKKSLGLCNPIESNGAEFCSGATLASGCDDSYNVNGYSLRRARSTFRPLPADPLARTSSAAQTQHGETLASWLPEWKNEFPASVLKGVLKSGKNDNMAVNENRRDTYNRSMSCGNWPSVFGDLDGDLKQLITVGLHAEHGYARSLALFAADLGPAVWNIALKKIESISRELGRVLIQEIEMLQQHRLLPLDGGSSDMKTVAKSTAVLPCRSISGSNIGVSNNFLKLGEDAGNEIDRVRNPESETVLLDRSRGVTGSTTCIPNEQNVVVPSNIHTTNGNLFPHFSQEMRMFR from the exons ATGGGCGAGGTTTCTAAATCCAccatgaagaagaagaagaaaaagggtcGCCCTTCTCTTTTAGATCTCCAAAAGCGCTTCCTCAAACAGCAAAAGTTGCAGGAACAGCATCAAGAACCCCATAACGCTTTCCACTTTCCCTCCAACCCTAAGAACCCACCTTCTTGTCGGAATCCCAATGTTCACCCCGCAACAGAGCAAGTCCCCATCACCGCTGCCGCCGTCGCCGACGACGACGACGAGCGCATTGAGAAGAAGCATAAGCCCTTACTCGGTTTAACTTCTCGTCAAAACTGTCCAACATTGTCCGGTTATTCTTTGCGTAAATCGGCCTCCTACGGCGAAGAGTCGGAGACGGCCCTCAAGCGTCGCAGAACCGGTGCCGCCCAGTTTGGATCTTCTCAAGTG AGAGAAGATAAAGCTTTGAAAGCGACAGACACTGCACATG GGTCGCAGGTGGAGTCTGGTCCCACGACAACTTTGCCAGACAAAAAGTTGTTGATTTTCATCCTTGATAGGCTTCAAAA AAAAGACACCCATGGAGTATTTTCCGAACCCGTGGATCCAAAcgat CTTCCCGATTACCATGTCATTATTCAAAATCCTATGGATTTTGGGACTGTGAGAACGAAATTAGATGGAGGAGCTTACGCAAATTTGGAACAGTTTGAA GAAGACATTTTTTTGATATGTTCGAATGCAATGAAGTATAATGCTTCTGATACTGTTTTCTTCCGTCAG GCACGATCAATACAAGAACTTGCAAAGAAGGATTTTGAGAATTTGAGGCGAGAGAGCAGTGATGAAAGTGAACCAGAACAGAAAGTTGTGAGGAGAGGTAGGCCTCCAGGAAAGAGCCTGAAGAAATCATTAGGTCTCTGTAACCCTATTGAAAGTAATGGAGCAGAGTTCTGCTCAGGTGCTACTCTTGCTTCTGGATGTGATGATTCCTACAATGTCAATGGTTACAGTTTGAGAAGAGCACGTTCCACCTTCAGGCCCCTGCCTGCAGATCCTCTAGCAAGAACATCATCTGCAGCACAAACTCAACATGGCGAAACTTTGGCCAGCTGGTTGCCTGAATGGAAAAATGAGTTTCCAG CTTCAGTTTTAAAGGGTGTTCTTAAAAGTGGAAAGAATGATAATATGGCTGTGAATGAGAATAGACGTGATACCTATAATCGTTCCATGTCATGTGGGAATTGGCCATCTGTCTTTGGTGACCTTGATGGAGACTTGAAGCAACTAATTACT GTGGGTTTGCATGCCGAGCATGGTTATGCAAGAAGCTTAGCTCTCTTTGCAGCCGATCTTGGTCCTGCAGTTTGGAATATTGctttaaagaaaattgaaagtaTTAGTCGGGAGCTGGGGCGAGTATTAATACAAGAAATTGAAATGCTACAGCAGCATCGTTTGTTGCCTCTGGATGGAGGCTCATCCGACATGAAAACAGTGGCAAAGAGCACGGCTGTTCTTCCATGTAGAAGCATATCTGGCTCTAACATTGGtgtttcaaataattttttgaaaCTTGGCGAAGATGCTGGTAATGAAATTGATAGAGTGAGAAATCCTGAAAGCGAGACAGTGTTGCTAGACAGAAGTAGAGGTGTAACAGGATCAACAACTTGTATACCGAATGAGCAGAACGTAGTAGTTCCTTCAAACATCCACACCACAAATGGTAATCTTTTCCCCCATTTTTCACAAGAAATGAGAATG TTCAGATAA
- the LOC103493819 gene encoding uncharacterized protein LOC103493819 isoform X1 — protein MGEVSKSTMKKKKKKGRPSLLDLQKRFLKQQKLQEQHQEPHNAFHFPSNPKNPPSCRNPNVHPATEQVPITAAAVADDDDERIEKKHKPLLGLTSRQNCPTLSGYSLRKSASYGEESETALKRRRTGAAQFGSSQVREDKALKATDTAHGSQVESGPTTTLPDKKLLIFILDRLQKKDTHGVFSEPVDPNDLPDYHVIIQNPMDFGTVRTKLDGGAYANLEQFEEDIFLICSNAMKYNASDTVFFRQARSIQELAKKDFENLRRESSDESEPEQKVVRRGRPPGKSLKKSLGLCNPIESNGAEFCSGATLASGCDDSYNVNGYSLRRARSTFRPLPADPLARTSSAAQTQHGETLASWLPEWKNEFPASVLKGVLKSGKNDNMAVNENRRDTYNRSMSCGNWPSVFGDLDGDLKQLITVGLHAEHGYARSLALFAADLGPAVWNIALKKIESISRELGRVLIQEIEMLQQHRLLPLDGGSSDMKTVAKSTAVLPCRSISGSNIGVSNNFLKLGEDAGNEIDRVRNPESETVLLDRSRGVTGSTTCIPNEQNVVVPSNIHTTNGNLFPHFSQEMRMVRLDSILGGTSYSDYSTCPSLNNASFQIPSSSDNTDLLSQAGMPKLAEEVASQSHALLHSPARVYIQDSVDAQQDKRSEKAHWQELSTRPVLDSITFDTDLNFGLGLSAAPSSNLQILSQIQPDLVLQL, from the exons ATGGGCGAGGTTTCTAAATCCAccatgaagaagaagaagaaaaagggtcGCCCTTCTCTTTTAGATCTCCAAAAGCGCTTCCTCAAACAGCAAAAGTTGCAGGAACAGCATCAAGAACCCCATAACGCTTTCCACTTTCCCTCCAACCCTAAGAACCCACCTTCTTGTCGGAATCCCAATGTTCACCCCGCAACAGAGCAAGTCCCCATCACCGCTGCCGCCGTCGCCGACGACGACGACGAGCGCATTGAGAAGAAGCATAAGCCCTTACTCGGTTTAACTTCTCGTCAAAACTGTCCAACATTGTCCGGTTATTCTTTGCGTAAATCGGCCTCCTACGGCGAAGAGTCGGAGACGGCCCTCAAGCGTCGCAGAACCGGTGCCGCCCAGTTTGGATCTTCTCAAGTG AGAGAAGATAAAGCTTTGAAAGCGACAGACACTGCACATG GGTCGCAGGTGGAGTCTGGTCCCACGACAACTTTGCCAGACAAAAAGTTGTTGATTTTCATCCTTGATAGGCTTCAAAA AAAAGACACCCATGGAGTATTTTCCGAACCCGTGGATCCAAAcgat CTTCCCGATTACCATGTCATTATTCAAAATCCTATGGATTTTGGGACTGTGAGAACGAAATTAGATGGAGGAGCTTACGCAAATTTGGAACAGTTTGAA GAAGACATTTTTTTGATATGTTCGAATGCAATGAAGTATAATGCTTCTGATACTGTTTTCTTCCGTCAG GCACGATCAATACAAGAACTTGCAAAGAAGGATTTTGAGAATTTGAGGCGAGAGAGCAGTGATGAAAGTGAACCAGAACAGAAAGTTGTGAGGAGAGGTAGGCCTCCAGGAAAGAGCCTGAAGAAATCATTAGGTCTCTGTAACCCTATTGAAAGTAATGGAGCAGAGTTCTGCTCAGGTGCTACTCTTGCTTCTGGATGTGATGATTCCTACAATGTCAATGGTTACAGTTTGAGAAGAGCACGTTCCACCTTCAGGCCCCTGCCTGCAGATCCTCTAGCAAGAACATCATCTGCAGCACAAACTCAACATGGCGAAACTTTGGCCAGCTGGTTGCCTGAATGGAAAAATGAGTTTCCAG CTTCAGTTTTAAAGGGTGTTCTTAAAAGTGGAAAGAATGATAATATGGCTGTGAATGAGAATAGACGTGATACCTATAATCGTTCCATGTCATGTGGGAATTGGCCATCTGTCTTTGGTGACCTTGATGGAGACTTGAAGCAACTAATTACT GTGGGTTTGCATGCCGAGCATGGTTATGCAAGAAGCTTAGCTCTCTTTGCAGCCGATCTTGGTCCTGCAGTTTGGAATATTGctttaaagaaaattgaaagtaTTAGTCGGGAGCTGGGGCGAGTATTAATACAAGAAATTGAAATGCTACAGCAGCATCGTTTGTTGCCTCTGGATGGAGGCTCATCCGACATGAAAACAGTGGCAAAGAGCACGGCTGTTCTTCCATGTAGAAGCATATCTGGCTCTAACATTGGtgtttcaaataattttttgaaaCTTGGCGAAGATGCTGGTAATGAAATTGATAGAGTGAGAAATCCTGAAAGCGAGACAGTGTTGCTAGACAGAAGTAGAGGTGTAACAGGATCAACAACTTGTATACCGAATGAGCAGAACGTAGTAGTTCCTTCAAACATCCACACCACAAATGGTAATCTTTTCCCCCATTTTTCACAAGAAATGAGAATGGTAAGACTTGATTCTATTCTTGGTGGGACGTCTTATTCAGACTACTCTACATGCCCATCTCTCAACAATGCTTCTTTCCAAATCCCTTCCAGTTCAGATAATACGGATTTGTTAAGCCAAGCTGGAATGCCAAAACTTGCAGAAGAAGTTGCCTCTCAGTCACACGCTCTGTTGCATTCACCAGCCCGTGTCTACATTCAGGACTCAGTCGATGCGCAACAAGACAAGCGTAGTGAAAAGGCACATTGGCAAGAATTATCAACACGTCCTGTGCTAGATTCAATCACCTTCGATACCGACCTTAATTTTGGATTAGGCTTATCTGCTGCACCCAGTTCTAATCTGCAGATTCTTTCTCAAATTCAACCCGATTTAGTATTGCAGCTGTGA
- the LOC103493818 gene encoding DNA repair RAD52-like protein 2, chloroplastic, translated as MALQTYAHSQLLGPHPTALSSIHSSYSTSEIRLPLTSTTSRRPHLRLVCSSSDANSSKKGVPNSNYVVPLNKSFSPANSSCITRPLAEILRDLNKRIPDNIAQKAPHSDTHDRSPTTFIPWFHANRMLSFYAPGWCGEIRDVIFSDNGSVTVVYRVTVRGSDGEAHRESTGTVSATDSNIEDPVAAAEEIAFCKACARFGLGLYLYHEE; from the coding sequence ATGGCTCTCCAAACGTATGCTCATTCCCAGCTCTTAGGACCTCACCCCACTGCCTTATCCTCCATACACTCTTCCTACTCAACTAGTGAGATCCGACTCCCTCTAACTTCTACCACTTCAAGACGACCCCATCTTCGTCTTGTTTGCTCCAGCAGTGATGCTAATAGTAGTAAGAAGGGAGTACCGAATTCCAACTATGTTGTTCCACTCAACAAATCTTTTTCCCCAGCTAACTCATCTTGCATCACTCGACCCCTTGCTGAGATCCTCCGCGATCTAAACAAGAGAATCCCCGATAACATCGCTCAGAAAGCGCCTCATTCTGACACACATGATCGTTCTCCCACCACTTTCATCCCTTGGTTTCATGCTAATAGGATGTTGAGTTTCTATGCCCCTGGATGGTGTGGAGAGATACGAGATGTCATATTTTCTGACAATGGTAGTGTAACTGTCGTTTATCGTGTGACTGTTCGAGGATCGGATGGAGAGGCACATCGTGAATCGACAGGAACTGTATCGGCTACTGATAGCAATATTGAGGATCCTGTAGCTGCTGCAGAGGAAATAGCTTTTTGCAAGGCTTGTGCAAGATTTGGCCTCGGTTTGTATCTCTATCATGAAGAATGA
- the LOC103493817 gene encoding probable serine/threonine-protein kinase PBL21 isoform X1, which produces MSCFSCIRTRCKDASKVEIDNGSGRGKSYSNETGKGKESQNRGGNNRKCGAARSFPFRELATATRGFKEVNLIGEGGFGRVYKGRLESGQIVAIKQLNHDGLQGYQEFIVEVLMLSLLHHSNLVTLIGYCTDGDQRLLVYEYMSMGSLENHLFGLLPKRSPLSWNTRIKIALGAAQGLEYLHCTANPPVIYRDLKSANILLDDDFNPKLSDFGLAKLGPVGDNTHVSTRVMGTYGYCAPEYAMSGKLTLKSDIYCFGVVLLEIITGRKAIDTTKKPGEQNLVAWSRPFLKDRRKFVQLVDPLLEGRYPLRCLHHAIAIAAMCLQEQPMFRPIISDIVVALEYLASQSHASEQPRDGVRSPSKLSPQGDSSAHVQDSRCGKSSTSK; this is translated from the exons ATGAGCTGTTTTTCTTGCATTCGTACTCGTTGTAAAGACGCCAGCAAGGTCGAAATTGACAACG GGAGTGGGAGGGGGAAGTCATATTCAAATG AAACTGGAAAAGGGAAGGAATCACAAAACAGAGGTggaaacaaccggaaatgtggAGCTGCGCGAAGCTTCCCGTTTCGCGAATTGGCGACTGCCACAAGAGGTTTCAAAGAAGTGAACTTGATTGGTGAAGGGGGTTTTGGAAGAGTTTACAAAGGCCGATTAGAATCAGGCCAG ATTGTTGCAATCAAACAACTCAATCATGATGGTCTTCAAGGATATCAGGAATTCATCGTTGAAGTTCTCATGTTAAGTTTATTGCATCACAGTAATCTTGTCACATTGATTGGCTATTGTACTGATGGAGATCAAAGGCTGTTGGTCTATGAGTACATGTCGATGGGAAGCTTGGAAAATCATCTTTTTG GTTTGTTGCCCAAACGATCGCCATTGAGTTGGAACACTCGAATCAAGATTGCACTTGGTGCTGCACAGGGCCTCGAGTATCTTCACTGCACAGCCAATCCGCCAGTCATTTACCGTGACTTGAAATCTGCAAATATTTTACTGGACGATGATTTCAATCCAAAGCTCTCCGATTTTGGACTGGCCAAGTTAGGACCAGTTGGCGACAACACTCATGTTTCCACCAGAGTTATGGGAACGTATGGCTATTGTGCTCCGGAGTATGCCATGAGTGGGAAACTGACCCTTAAATCTGATATCTATTGCTTTGGTGTAGTTCTCTTGGAGATAATTACAGGTAGAAAAGCTATAGACACCACCAAGAAACCTGGAGAGCAAAATCTTGTTGCTTGG TCTCGCCCTTTTTTAAAAGACCGGAGGAAGTTTGTTCAATTAGTCGACCCACTGCTGGAAGGGCGCTATCCACTTCGTTGTCTACACCATGCAATCGCAATTGCTGCAATGTGTCTGCAGGAGCAGCCAATGTTCCGTCCAATTATCAGTGATATTGTTGTAGCCCTTGAATATTTAGCTTCTCAGAGTCACGCATCAGAACAACCAAGGGACGGGGTACGTAGTCCGTCCAAACTATCTCCTCAAGGGGACAGTAGTGCCCATGTTCAAGATTCAAGATGCGGAAAGAGTTCAACATCCAAGTAA
- the LOC103493817 gene encoding probable serine/threonine-protein kinase PBL21 isoform X2, whose translation MSCFSCIRTRCKDASKVEIDNETGKGKESQNRGGNNRKCGAARSFPFRELATATRGFKEVNLIGEGGFGRVYKGRLESGQIVAIKQLNHDGLQGYQEFIVEVLMLSLLHHSNLVTLIGYCTDGDQRLLVYEYMSMGSLENHLFGLLPKRSPLSWNTRIKIALGAAQGLEYLHCTANPPVIYRDLKSANILLDDDFNPKLSDFGLAKLGPVGDNTHVSTRVMGTYGYCAPEYAMSGKLTLKSDIYCFGVVLLEIITGRKAIDTTKKPGEQNLVAWSRPFLKDRRKFVQLVDPLLEGRYPLRCLHHAIAIAAMCLQEQPMFRPIISDIVVALEYLASQSHASEQPRDGVRSPSKLSPQGDSSAHVQDSRCGKSSTSK comes from the exons ATGAGCTGTTTTTCTTGCATTCGTACTCGTTGTAAAGACGCCAGCAAGGTCGAAATTGACAACG AAACTGGAAAAGGGAAGGAATCACAAAACAGAGGTggaaacaaccggaaatgtggAGCTGCGCGAAGCTTCCCGTTTCGCGAATTGGCGACTGCCACAAGAGGTTTCAAAGAAGTGAACTTGATTGGTGAAGGGGGTTTTGGAAGAGTTTACAAAGGCCGATTAGAATCAGGCCAG ATTGTTGCAATCAAACAACTCAATCATGATGGTCTTCAAGGATATCAGGAATTCATCGTTGAAGTTCTCATGTTAAGTTTATTGCATCACAGTAATCTTGTCACATTGATTGGCTATTGTACTGATGGAGATCAAAGGCTGTTGGTCTATGAGTACATGTCGATGGGAAGCTTGGAAAATCATCTTTTTG GTTTGTTGCCCAAACGATCGCCATTGAGTTGGAACACTCGAATCAAGATTGCACTTGGTGCTGCACAGGGCCTCGAGTATCTTCACTGCACAGCCAATCCGCCAGTCATTTACCGTGACTTGAAATCTGCAAATATTTTACTGGACGATGATTTCAATCCAAAGCTCTCCGATTTTGGACTGGCCAAGTTAGGACCAGTTGGCGACAACACTCATGTTTCCACCAGAGTTATGGGAACGTATGGCTATTGTGCTCCGGAGTATGCCATGAGTGGGAAACTGACCCTTAAATCTGATATCTATTGCTTTGGTGTAGTTCTCTTGGAGATAATTACAGGTAGAAAAGCTATAGACACCACCAAGAAACCTGGAGAGCAAAATCTTGTTGCTTGG TCTCGCCCTTTTTTAAAAGACCGGAGGAAGTTTGTTCAATTAGTCGACCCACTGCTGGAAGGGCGCTATCCACTTCGTTGTCTACACCATGCAATCGCAATTGCTGCAATGTGTCTGCAGGAGCAGCCAATGTTCCGTCCAATTATCAGTGATATTGTTGTAGCCCTTGAATATTTAGCTTCTCAGAGTCACGCATCAGAACAACCAAGGGACGGGGTACGTAGTCCGTCCAAACTATCTCCTCAAGGGGACAGTAGTGCCCATGTTCAAGATTCAAGATGCGGAAAGAGTTCAACATCCAAGTAA